One Trichocoleus desertorum ATA4-8-CV12 genomic window carries:
- a CDS encoding L-2-amino-thiazoline-4-carboxylic acid hydrolase gives MVEQVVEKPIEKVGAGDLRMEDVLNMDASKAMNLFRNRFIRYKKMAEEMGDAAAYEKMLEKYPEQQKALMGAFIDNATIAEGFKKSIPLLRPMGFITEIVDVSQNGTDAALEIQRVCPALSLAKEYGFESPCRILCEMEQEAARRAFPGMKATLLSRQADGDCVCVFKYERPAQSATELEKNTPNLFVQIVEIVRLLPILLRAGIRMLKTRLSD, from the coding sequence ATGGTAGAACAAGTAGTAGAAAAACCCATAGAGAAAGTAGGTGCTGGCGACCTACGGATGGAAGATGTTCTGAACATGGATGCTTCCAAAGCCATGAACCTGTTCAGAAATCGCTTCATTCGCTACAAAAAAATGGCGGAAGAGATGGGAGATGCAGCCGCTTATGAAAAGATGTTGGAGAAGTATCCCGAACAGCAGAAGGCTCTGATGGGCGCATTTATTGACAATGCCACCATTGCTGAGGGCTTCAAGAAATCCATTCCCTTGCTCCGCCCAATGGGTTTTATTACCGAAATCGTTGATGTTTCCCAAAACGGCACTGACGCGGCTCTGGAGATTCAAAGAGTTTGCCCAGCCTTATCCCTGGCTAAAGAGTATGGATTTGAGTCTCCCTGCCGCATTCTCTGTGAGATGGAACAAGAAGCCGCCAGAAGAGCTTTTCCAGGCATGAAGGCAACTCTTTTGAGCAGACAAGCTGATGGTGATTGCGTCTGTGTGTTCAAGTACGAAAGACCTGCTCAGTCGGCTACTGAGTTAGAAAAGAATACTCCCAACCTGTTCGTGCAAATTGTGGAAATTGTCAGACTCCTTCCCATCCTGCTCCGGGCTGGCATCAGAATGCTCAAAACGCGCCTTTCAGACTAA